GCCAAAGTGGGCAGCAATGTTACCTTTGCCGGTCAGACCGGCAGCGCCGGCCACTTAACAATCGGCGACAATTGCGTGTTTGCCGCTCGCTCGGCTCCCATCAGCGACGTGCCGGCCAACTCATTTTATGCCGGCTTTCCGGCCCGTCCCCATGGAGAATGGCTAAGAGCCGAAGGGGCAATCGGCAAACTGCCTGAGTTGATAAAAAAAATCCGGAATCTGGAGCAGCGTTTAGCCAAATTAGAGAATAAAGAGGAAAAATAAAGAGGCAGATAAACTGCCTCTTTCTTACTTCGTGTTATTGCTGTACCACTCATACGTAAGGGCCAAACCTTCGGCAAGGGATGTTTTTGCCTTCCAGCCCAATGAATTGAGGCGGGAAGTATCGGTAATTTTCACTGGGGTGCCATCGGGCTTGGACAAATCAAAAACCATATCGCCGCTGAAGCCGACAACATCTTTTATCATACCGGCTAAGTCGCGGATGGTAATACCCCAACCGGTTCCAATATTGACCAGGTCATGTTGAATATGGTTTTGCATTAGGAACACGCACGCATTGGCCAAATCATCAACATATAAGAATTCCCTTACAGGTTTACCTGATCCCCAGACAACCACCTTATCTTCGCCGCGGGATTTGGCTTCATAAAACTTTCGTATCAGAGCCGGCAGCACATGTGAGGTTTCTAAATCAAAGTTGTCGTTGGGGCCGTATAAATTGGTCGGCATAACAGCAGTAAATTTGGTTTGGTACTGACGATTAAATGCCCGGCACATTTCGATGCCGGCAATTTTGGCCACCGCATACGGCTGATTGGTGGGCTCAAGGGGACCGGTGAGGAGATATTCCTCTTTCAAAGGCTGCGGCGCCATTTGCGGGTAAATACAGGTACTGCCAAGAAATAAAAGCCCCGCTGCCGCCGCATCATACGAAGCTTGAATTATATTTGCTTCCATCATAATATTGTTATAGATGAATTCCGCGGGGAAAGTACAGTTGGCCATTATACCGCCAACCTTTGCCGCCGCCAAAAAGACCCACTGGGGCTGTTCAGCCCGAAAAAAGGATTGAACCGCCCTTTGGTCTAAAAGATCCAGTTCGGAGTGTGTTCTGACTACAATATTGCTATAGCCCTCTTGGCGCAGTTCCCGCACAATAGCCGACCCGACAAGGCCGGCGTGACCGGCCACATAAATCTTATCATTTTTCTTCAAGTTATCACCTGCTTTCTTATGTATAAGACTTTATAGCTTCGGCAAGAACGACAAACAGC
This window of the Methylomusa anaerophila genome carries:
- a CDS encoding GDP-L-fucose synthase family protein; translated protein: MKKNDKIYVAGHAGLVGSAIVRELRQEGYSNIVVRTHSELDLLDQRAVQSFFRAEQPQWVFLAAAKVGGIMANCTFPAEFIYNNIMMEANIIQASYDAAAAGLLFLGSTCIYPQMAPQPLKEEYLLTGPLEPTNQPYAVAKIAGIEMCRAFNRQYQTKFTAVMPTNLYGPNDNFDLETSHVLPALIRKFYEAKSRGEDKVVVWGSGKPVREFLYVDDLANACVFLMQNHIQHDLVNIGTGWGITIRDLAGMIKDVVGFSGDMVFDLSKPDGTPVKITDTSRLNSLGWKAKTSLAEGLALTYEWYSNNTK